GTATATTTTTAGGGTATAATTAAATCTATAAAAGGAGGAGCTGCAATGCCCAGAATGTGTGAGGTGTGTGGAAAGAAGGTAATAATTGGAAGACAAATCTCTCACTCTCATAGAGTTACCCCAAGAAAATTTAAAGTTAATTTACATACAA
The genomic region above belongs to Candidatus Hydrothermales bacterium and contains:
- the rpmB gene encoding 50S ribosomal protein L28; amino-acid sequence: MPRMCEVCGKKVIIGRQISHSHRVTPRKFKVNLHTRRAKINGKIKKVRVCTKCLRKLEVV